A genomic region of Methanobacterium sp. contains the following coding sequences:
- a CDS encoding ATP-binding protein has translation RMKIQKFIFQQGKKAVNTFSVSDNGIGMEEQYSDKIFEVFKRLHSIGEYRGAGIGLAIIKRIVDRHGGRVWVESELGRGSTFSFTIPRNQN, from the coding sequence AAAGGATGAAAATCCAAAAATTCATATTTCAGCAAGGAAAGAAGGCAGTGAACACCTTTTCAGTATCTGATAATGGGATAGGGATGGAAGAACAATACAGTGACAAAATTTTTGAAGTTTTTAAAAGGTTACATTCTATTGGAGAATATCGAGGCGCAGGAATAGGACTTGCAATTATTAAAAGGATCGTTGATCGTCATGGAGGGCGTGTTTGGGTTGAATCAGAGCTTGGTAGAGGTTCTACTTTTTCCTTTACTATTCCAAGGAATCAAAATTAA
- a CDS encoding aldo/keto reductase → MLYRKFGKTGKKVSILGFGCMRLPVLDGNPTKINEALATDMLHHAINRGVNYVDTAYPYHGASAIEGGMSEIFVGKVLKDGYRDDVYLSTKLPSWLVQKKEDLNYFLDEQLKRLQTDRIDFYLLHGLGANTWENLTDVDVLEFLDSAIEDGRIRYAGFSFHDELGLFKEIVDSYNWSFSQIQFNYMDQDFQAGKAGLEYAAAKKMGIAIMEPLRGGCLTNNVPKDIQAIWDRAPVKRSLPEWALRFLWDKPEINVVLSGMSTMEQVIENVKIAENGYADSLTTEEKYLIQEVREAYSERIHAVCTSCGYCMPCPKGVDIPLNLNLLNDVYIYQNMEKPAGNYSFLTAKQASAAFCDECGECEEKCTQSIQIREYLKEARETFDKK, encoded by the coding sequence ATGTTATACAGAAAATTCGGGAAAACGGGTAAAAAAGTCTCAATACTCGGTTTTGGATGCATGCGGCTTCCAGTACTTGACGGAAATCCCACAAAAATCAATGAAGCCCTGGCAACGGATATGCTTCACCATGCAATAAACCGTGGGGTGAATTATGTTGATACTGCTTATCCATATCACGGTGCATCTGCAATAGAGGGTGGTATGAGCGAAATTTTTGTTGGAAAGGTCCTGAAAGACGGCTACAGGGATGATGTATATCTATCCACTAAATTACCAAGCTGGCTTGTCCAGAAAAAAGAAGACCTTAACTACTTCCTTGATGAGCAACTAAAAAGACTTCAAACTGATAGAATTGATTTCTATCTTTTACACGGTCTTGGAGCGAATACATGGGAAAATTTAACAGATGTGGATGTTTTAGAATTTCTAGACTCTGCTATTGAAGATGGAAGAATAAGGTATGCTGGTTTTTCATTTCATGATGAATTAGGCCTTTTTAAGGAAATTGTGGACTCTTATAACTGGAGTTTTTCCCAGATCCAGTTTAACTATATGGATCAGGATTTTCAGGCCGGAAAAGCCGGACTTGAATATGCAGCAGCTAAAAAAATGGGAATTGCAATCATGGAGCCCCTAAGAGGTGGCTGCCTCACAAACAACGTCCCTAAAGACATTCAGGCAATATGGGATCGTGCCCCAGTTAAAAGAAGTCTTCCAGAATGGGCTTTAAGATTCTTATGGGACAAACCAGAGATTAATGTGGTTTTAAGTGGTATGAGCACCATGGAGCAAGTTATAGAGAATGTTAAGATTGCAGAGAACGGTTACGCAGATAGTCTTACCACTGAGGAGAAATATTTGATTCAGGAAGTTAGGGAAGCCTACAGTGAAAGAATTCACGCTGTCTGCACGAGTTGTGGTTACTGTATGCCCTGTCCAAAAGGAGTGGACATTCCGCTGAACCTGAACCTGCTGAATGATGTTTATATCTACCAGAATATGGAAAAACCTGCAGGAAACTATTCATTTCTAACTGCCAAACAGGCCAGCGCTGCATTTTGTGATGAATGCGGTGAATGTGAAGAAAAATGCACACAAAGCATTCAAATAAGGGAATATCTTAAAGAAGCCAGGGAAACTTTTGATAAGAAATAA
- a CDS encoding flavodoxin family protein: MKWKIVDKTKDVLLMKSLLVLYSYHHHNTEKIAKVFAKVLNAEIKWPKEINPEGLQEYDLIGFGSGIYSAKHHESLLELADELPKVNDKKAFLFSTAGITSKSKAAKDHSKLREKLQAKGYIILDEFQCKGFNTNSFLRLFGGMNKGRPNSKDLKNAEDFGLGFK, from the coding sequence ATGAAATGGAAAATAGTGGATAAAACTAAGGATGTGTTGTTAATGAAATCTCTATTGGTCTTGTATTCATATCACCACCACAACACTGAAAAAATTGCGAAAGTCTTTGCAAAAGTTCTTAATGCAGAAATAAAATGGCCAAAAGAAATAAATCCTGAAGGACTTCAGGAATATGATCTTATAGGTTTTGGATCGGGGATTTATAGTGCAAAACACCATGAATCTCTGTTAGAACTCGCTGATGAACTACCTAAAGTAAATGATAAGAAAGCATTTCTATTTTCAACCGCTGGAATAACAAGTAAGTCCAAAGCAGCCAAAGATCACTCTAAACTTAGAGAAAAACTACAGGCGAAGGGTTACATAATTCTTGATGAATTTCAATGTAAAGGTTTCAATACCAATAGTTTTCTTAGGTTATTTGGGGGAATGAATAAGGGCAGACCTAACTCTAAAGACCTTAAAAATGCAGAAGATTTTGGTTTAGGGTTTAAATAG
- a CDS encoding class I SAM-dependent methyltransferase: MNEEKFDFGGSILFENFPWILGLVFFIVSMVIFFYFKSPYIQVLSLPLILLSANFFMGTYVTRNFSKTDNMTLPFVDLFSSDKDLILDAGCGSGRATVELSKVSKNGQIVALDLFESGEDIASKKLLEENLEIARITDRVRIVKGDVLNLEFEDNTFDTVISVLMVNNLGKAKLTGLKELFRVIKPGGKILIIVPTISLQTFAVMSVFSLILTSSKEWRSLFEQAGFRLLEEGNINFGKFFLLQK, from the coding sequence ATGAATGAAGAAAAATTTGATTTTGGTGGTTCTATTTTATTTGAGAACTTTCCATGGATTTTAGGATTGGTATTTTTCATTGTCAGTATGGTTATATTTTTTTATTTTAAATCACCTTATATTCAGGTACTGTCATTACCTCTAATTTTGTTATCTGCAAATTTCTTCATGGGAACTTATGTCACCCGTAATTTTTCAAAAACTGATAATATGACTCTTCCATTTGTTGATTTATTCTCCTCTGATAAGGATCTTATCCTTGATGCGGGGTGTGGTTCTGGCAGAGCCACAGTTGAACTAAGCAAGGTTTCGAAGAATGGACAGATCGTGGCTCTGGACCTTTTTGAATCAGGAGAGGATATCGCTAGTAAAAAATTGCTTGAGGAAAACTTGGAAATTGCGAGAATAACCGACAGAGTTCGGATCGTAAAAGGAGATGTTTTAAATCTTGAATTTGAGGATAACACCTTTGACACAGTTATTAGCGTCCTCATGGTGAACAATTTAGGCAAAGCAAAACTTACAGGATTAAAAGAGCTGTTTCGCGTGATTAAGCCCGGCGGGAAAATATTGATAATTGTTCCCACCATCAGCTTACAAACATTCGCGGTAATGAGTGTTTTCTCTTTAATACTCACTTCCAGTAAAGAATGGCGGTCACTCTTTGAGCAGGCCGGGTTCAGGCTTCTTGAAGAGGGAAATATAAACTTTGGAAAATTTTTCCTGTTACAGAAATAG
- a CDS encoding NAD(P)-dependent alcohol dehydrogenase — translation MKGIVYTKYGTPAVLELKEVKKPTPNDNEVLIKIYATTVTAADCLMRRGDTIISRLFLGLLKPRKKILGTELAGEIEEIGNDVKRFKKGDQVYGFTGFGLGAYAEYNCMPENGSLVLKPANMNYGEAAAVVDGASTAFFFLKEKANIRNGQKVLILGASGSIGTFAVQIAKYFGAEVTGVCSTANLDLVKSLGADRVIDYTKDDFTKNGEKYDIIFDTVGKSSFSRSKESLNEKGQYLLTNGGLKYLVLSLWTSIVGGKKIISAMSIEKTEALIFIKKLIEAEKIKLMVDRSYPLEKIASAHHYVEKGHKKGNVIIKVEHDS, via the coding sequence ATGAAAGGGATTGTATATACAAAATACGGAACACCGGCTGTTTTAGAATTAAAAGAGGTAAAAAAACCAACTCCAAATGATAATGAAGTCCTTATAAAAATATATGCCACAACTGTAACAGCAGCGGATTGCTTGATGAGAAGAGGCGATACAATCATTAGCCGATTATTTCTGGGACTGCTAAAGCCTAGAAAAAAAATTTTAGGTACTGAACTTGCTGGTGAAATTGAAGAAATAGGTAATGATGTCAAACGATTTAAGAAGGGTGACCAGGTTTATGGATTTACGGGTTTTGGGCTTGGTGCTTATGCTGAGTATAATTGCATGCCCGAAAATGGATCTCTGGTACTAAAACCGGCCAATATGAATTATGGTGAAGCCGCAGCTGTGGTTGATGGAGCATCAACGGCATTTTTTTTCCTTAAAGAAAAGGCAAATATTCGAAATGGACAAAAAGTTCTAATACTTGGTGCTTCTGGAAGTATAGGCACTTTTGCGGTTCAAATTGCCAAATATTTTGGTGCTGAAGTTACTGGGGTGTGTAGTACTGCAAATCTTGATTTGGTGAAATCTTTAGGTGCAGATAGAGTTATTGATTACACAAAAGATGATTTCACAAAAAATGGCGAGAAATATGATATAATTTTTGATACAGTAGGAAAAAGCTCATTTTCACGTAGTAAAGAATCGCTAAATGAAAAAGGCCAGTATCTTTTAACTAACGGGGGATTGAAGTACCTAGTTTTATCTTTATGGACTTCAATAGTAGGCGGTAAAAAAATTATATCTGCAATGTCAATTGAAAAAACTGAAGCTTTAATTTTCATAAAAAAGCTTATTGAAGCAGAAAAAATTAAATTAATGGTAGATAGAAGTTACCCTTTAGAAAAAATTGCCAGTGCACATCATTATGTTGAAAAAGGCCATAAAAAGGGAAATGTGATTATTAAAGTGGAGCATGACAGTTAA